A genome region from Panicum virgatum strain AP13 chromosome 4K, P.virgatum_v5, whole genome shotgun sequence includes the following:
- the LOC120702626 gene encoding protein FAR-RED IMPAIRED RESPONSE 1-like, whose protein sequence is MDLAPQLLPQGTSLIVPPTSPATSSPNFSGIKIPSVHTERMESGTESSKTESASQVENSLEDRIPKIGMKFCTEQEAYDFYNAYARDKGFSIRRSSSHNVKNTTTIKNRTFCCSHAGIRGPDKREENLNYSRPETRCMCQALMKISLKDGLYYIYEFEPEHNHILATASQAHLLRSQRSITTAQLASVEAAKVVSISNKATFDLMAKEVGGNENLGFTHEDMKNKLYSKRSLKIKQGDTGGLMEYLEKKTSEDGKFFYSIQVDEDEYQILCMQQFILARTRFSIF, encoded by the exons ATGGATTTGGCACCGCAATTACTGCCACAAGGGACGAGCCTCATCGTACCGCCGACCTCTCCTGCCACATCCTCGCCAAATTTCTCTGGGATCAAAATTCCTTCAGTTCACACAGAAAGAATGGAGTCAGGAACT GAATCTAGTAAAACTGAATCCGCTAGCCAAGTAGAAAATTCTCTAGAAGACAGGATACCAAAGATTGGTATGAAATTCTGTACAGAGCAAGAGGCGTATGACTTTTACAATGCTTATGCCCGAGACAAGGGTTTCAGCATTCGAAGGAGTAGTTCACACAATGTCAAAAATACGACAACAATAAAGAACAGAACATTTTGTTGTTCTCATGCAG GTATTCGAGGTCCTgataaaagagaagaaaatttaAACTATAGTAGACCTGAGACACGATGTATGTGTCAAGCACTTATGAAGATAAGCCTCAAAGATGGGTTGTACTACATCTATGAATTTGAGCCTGAGCATAACCATATTCTTGCTACTGCCAGCCAAGCTCATCTTTTGAGATCTCAAAGAAGCATAACCACAGCACAACTTGCAAGTGTCGAAGCTGCTAAAGTGGTCAGCATATCAAATAAAGCCACTTTTGATCTCATGGCAAAAGAAGTTGGTGGAAATGAGAATCTTGGATTTACACATGAAGAtatgaaaaataaattatattcaAAGAGGTCATTAAAGATAAAGCAAGGAGACACTGGAGGACTGATGGAATATTTGGAGAAAAAAACATCAGAAGATGGGAAGTTTTTCTATTCCATTCAGGTTGATGAGGATGAGTACCAAATCCTATGTATGCAGCAATTTATCTTAGCAAGGACTAGattctctattttttaa